ACGCGCGTCGTCGCCGGGATGTTCATTGGCGTACTGATGGCCGCAGCTCCCGGCGCTTTCGCCGATGAAGTAAGCAGCTTTAACCAGAATGCCTCATTCTCGACCTCTTCCGGGTCGAGTTCCGTGTCCTCCACCACACAAAGCACGCGAAGCGCTGCCTCGAATTCCGAGAGTGGCGCTCGTTCGTTTTTGTCCGGCATGGCCGGCAAGGCGGGTGATGTCGTGGTCGGCGCCCTCAACATGATTGGCGTGCGTTACCGCTGGGGTGGCGACACGCCGGATTCCGGCCTCGATTGCAGTGGCTTCGTGCGCTACGTGTTCCAGGACACGCTGGGCATGGCACTGCCGCGCCGCGCAGAAGAAATGAGCCGGGTCGGCGAGAAGGTTCGGGTTTCCGACCTGAAGCCGGGCGACCTCGTGTTCTTCAACACGATGCGCCGTACGTTCTCGCACGTCGGCATTTACATCGGCGACAACAAGTTCGTGCATTCGCCTTCTACAGGCAGCACGATCCGCGTCGACGACATGGATGACGGTTACTGGGAAAAGCGCTTCACGGGCGCGCGTCGTATCGAATCGACGGTGCCGCAGCAGCAGGAGCTGCGCCAACGCGTGAGCGCGACGATCGGTGGCAGCAACTAAGACGATCGTCGGTTGACTGGTTTCAAAAGAAGGGCCCGCTTCATCTGAAGCGGGCCTTTTGTTTTGCCGCGCCCGTTTTCGCGTATGAGGCCGCCGCCGCTCAGGCGGTCGCGCGCGCCGCCGCCAGCTTGCGCAGCAGTTCCGGCGCGATACGGGCGGCGGCTTCCTCGCCCGCCAGAATCGCCGCATTGCGTTGTCCGAAGTCGGTGCCGCTCATCGCGTTCAGATTCGGACGGATCACGACATCGGCGTATTTGTCTAGCTCATATGCCTTGATCGTCTGACCCATGATGGTAAACGTCTGCATCAGCACGTCGAACGAGCTTTCGGTGAGCGCCGTTTCGGGTCGCGCGGAAATATCGACGGCGATCACGAAGTCCGCGCCCATCTTGCGCGCGAACGACGCCGGCACCGGGCTGACGAGACCGCCGTCGACATATTCGTGCCCGCCGATTTTCACCGGCTCGAACACCGACGGCACGCTCGACGACGCGCGCACCGCGATGCCCGTGTTGCCGCGCTGAAAAAGAATCGGCTGGCCCGTTTTCAGATCCGTCGCGACGACGCCGAGCGGCTTCGCCATCTTTTCGATCGGGCGATTGTCGAGCGTCTTGTTCAGATAGTTCTGTAGCGCGACGCCTTGCAGAAAGCCGCGTGTGCGAAACGGCATCGCCCAGTCGCTGATCGACGCTTCGTCCATCGTCAGCGCGAGCTTGTTGAGCGCGAAACCGTTCAGGCCCGACGCATACAGCGCGCCGACCACCGACCCGGCGCTCGTCCCGCACACCAGATCGATCCGGATGTTGCGCGCCTCCAGTGCCTTGATCACGCCGATATGCGCAAAGCCGCGCGCCGCGCCGCCGCCGAGCGCGAGCCCGATGCGCAGCGGCCGTTCTGGCTTGACGGTCGGCGTCGGCGGGATGGACGCGGTGCTGGGCGTGGGCGTGGGCGTGACCGTGTCGGGCTTGTTGCCCGTCGACGCGCAGGCGGAGAGAACAGCGGAGGCCGCGGCAATCGAGAACGTGCGGCGGGACAAGCGTGGCGATGACGGTTTCAACGAATTCTCCAGCGACGGCGCCGACGTCCAGGCGGAAGTGTCGTGCCGCGGGTCATGCAAAAGCGATCGCCGGCGGCGATCCTTGGTGCGCTGCACGGAGCCGGCGGAGAGCAGGACGGCAGCGCGCGCACATCATAATGCAAAGCAGACATGGGGCGACAAACGGTTGAGGAAACCGTCTACATGTGCAGTGGTCAGTCTCGTGTACCGACGGCATCCTCGGTCCGATGTTTCGGCTTATGCCTTCCGGCGCGCTGCCGGACGCGCCTGCAAACCCATGTTGTCAGTATTCGACGGGTATAATTCGTCTCTCTTTTTCAATCGCGTTCGCGCCGTCGGCAGGCGTTGTCACCGTCGCCGGGCGCGATCCGTTTCCGTTGCCGCGCCTGGCTTCGATGTTCGCCGGCGCAGGCGTCTGCCTCCGAGTTACCGCACATGACCACTCCCGTTCGCACCCGCTTCGCACCGAGCCCCACCGGCTTCATTCACCTCGGCAACATTCGCTCTGCGCTGTATCCGTGGGCGTTTGCGCGCAAAACGAAGGGCGTGTTCGTGCTGCGTATCGAGGATACCGACGTCGAGCGCTCGACCGAGCAATCCGTCGACGCGATTCTCGAAGGCATGCAATGGCTCGGCCTCGACTACGACGAAGGTCCGTTCTACCAGATGCAGCGCATGGACCGTTATCGCGAGGTGCTCAAGCAGATGCAGGAGCAGGGGCTCGTGTATCCCTGCTACATGTCGACGGAAGAACTCGACGCGTTGCGCGAGCGTCAGCGTGCCGCGGGCGAAAAGCCGCGCTATGACGGCACGTGGCGTCCCGAGCCGGGGAAAGTGCTGCCCGAGCCGCCCGCCGGCGTGGAACCCGTGCTGCGTTTCCGTAATCCGCTGACGGGTGTGGTCGCGTGGGACGATGCCGTGAAGGGCCGCGTCGAAATCTCGAACGAAGAACTCGACGATCTCGTGATCGCGCGTCCGGACGGCACGCCGACCTATAACTTCTGCGTGGTCGTCGACGATCTCGACATGAAGATCACGCACGTGATTCGCGGTGACGACCACGTGAACAACACGCCGCGCCAGATCAATATCCTGCGTGCGCTCGGCGCCGAGCCGCCTGTCTACGCGCACCTGCCGACCGTGCTGAACGAGCAGGGCGAGAAGATGAGCAAACGGCATGGCGCGATGAGCGTGATGGGCTACCGCGACGCGGGCTATCTGCCTGAGGCCGTGTTGAACTATCTCGCGCGTCTGGGCTGGTCGCATGGCGACGCGGA
This is a stretch of genomic DNA from Paraburkholderia caribensis. It encodes these proteins:
- a CDS encoding C40 family peptidase — protein: MQHQNLTQACTRVVAGMFIGVLMAAAPGAFADEVSSFNQNASFSTSSGSSSVSSTTQSTRSAASNSESGARSFLSGMAGKAGDVVVGALNMIGVRYRWGGDTPDSGLDCSGFVRYVFQDTLGMALPRRAEEMSRVGEKVRVSDLKPGDLVFFNTMRRTFSHVGIYIGDNKFVHSPSTGSTIRVDDMDDGYWEKRFTGARRIESTVPQQQELRQRVSATIGGSN
- a CDS encoding patatin-like phospholipase family protein, giving the protein MHDPRHDTSAWTSAPSLENSLKPSSPRLSRRTFSIAAASAVLSACASTGNKPDTVTPTPTPSTASIPPTPTVKPERPLRIGLALGGGAARGFAHIGVIKALEARNIRIDLVCGTSAGSVVGALYASGLNGFALNKLALTMDEASISDWAMPFRTRGFLQGVALQNYLNKTLDNRPIEKMAKPLGVVATDLKTGQPILFQRGNTGIAVRASSSVPSVFEPVKIGGHEYVDGGLVSPVPASFARKMGADFVIAVDISARPETALTESSFDVLMQTFTIMGQTIKAYELDKYADVVIRPNLNAMSGTDFGQRNAAILAGEEAAARIAPELLRKLAAARATA
- the gltX gene encoding glutamate--tRNA ligase, producing the protein MTTPVRTRFAPSPTGFIHLGNIRSALYPWAFARKTKGVFVLRIEDTDVERSTEQSVDAILEGMQWLGLDYDEGPFYQMQRMDRYREVLKQMQEQGLVYPCYMSTEELDALRERQRAAGEKPRYDGTWRPEPGKVLPEPPAGVEPVLRFRNPLTGVVAWDDAVKGRVEISNEELDDLVIARPDGTPTYNFCVVVDDLDMKITHVIRGDDHVNNTPRQINILRALGAEPPVYAHLPTVLNEQGEKMSKRHGAMSVMGYRDAGYLPEAVLNYLARLGWSHGDAEIFSREQLIEWFDLEHLGKSPAQYDHAKLNWLNNHYIKEADNARLADLSKPFFAALGIDEATLAKGADLAAVIGLMKDRASTVKEIVDNAAMFYREPNPDADALAQHVTDVVRPALADLATALKTCEWTKEGIAASLKATLGAHKLKMPQLAMPVRLLVAGTTHTPSIDSVLMLFGRDVVVSRIEKALA